A genomic region of Anaerolineales bacterium contains the following coding sequences:
- a CDS encoding site-specific DNA-methyltransferase, with protein MSKQFEKLSGLLKELFQTNQADLDFGIYRVINQRRDEINRFLDEELLRQVKTAFSQYDSLDKKQKEKQLAEAIESAKKAGLENPDEAPAARKIREEIASYAVDLTELENQVYSALYNFFSRYYDEGDFISQRRYKDGVYAIPYEGEEVKLHWANHDQFYVKTTEHFRDYSFQLPSGKRAHFKLSEAEVEKDNRKEAEDKKRRFILSAEPISWLGNEPVFHFHFQGDEQSRSQTKCNEASIEVIYKLREKEKDKAKKDVLLELATPVPTEKNNKRTLVEKHLEDYTKRNTQDYFIHKDLGKFLRRELDFYIKNEIMQLDNVENETAPRVEQYLSKVRVIRLIAHRLIDFLAQIEDFQKKLWLKKKFVVETNYCITLDRIPEEFYSEIAANDQQRKEWVRLFSIDQIKKGDLFKVEYSEPLKTEFLKANSFLVVDTFFFDVGFKYRLLEKLDNLDAQMNGVMVQSENFQATTLLKSRFENQIKSIYIDPPFNTVEETFLYKNEYKHSSWAAMMIERLSILRDLLQEDGVIEVAIDDFELPVLINLCELVFGKENHLGNLVIEIKPSGRTNDEFLATSHEYLLIFSKNPGRVEINFFGLTEDQKQAYKQEDAAGAFKWRDFLRTGGYSTPFERPNSYYPIFYDEKTNGISLEKKKGWAEILPIDSNGKQRVWRKTPPSFQQHLEKGEIQVVRNREGTWKVQIVDRLKDGIRPKSVWVGSKYDASSHGTKLLQNMFGEARVFSFPKSLYTVKDSLFVVSSSSDDIVVDCFAGSGTTGHALIDLEREDGESRRYILVEMGKYFDDVTKPRIEKAIYSRDWKDGKPIAREGISHAFKYIKLESYEDSLNNLQLFRSADQQLALDSNADFRNDFILRYMLDVEAKGSLLNIEKFNTPFDYQMLIADGTVGEAEAKNVDLVETFNYLLGLHVKTMRYLDGVVVVRGNTGDDRNVLVMWRDVSKMDNAALTKFFKQGIASDLSEVTDIYVNGDHNLANAKTKDDSWNVHLIEEAFHRLMFEETGEG; from the coding sequence ATGTCGAAACAATTCGAAAAGCTATCGGGGTTGCTCAAAGAGCTATTTCAAACAAACCAAGCCGACCTGGATTTTGGGATTTATCGCGTCATAAACCAGCGGCGGGACGAGATCAACCGTTTTCTAGACGAAGAACTATTGAGGCAGGTAAAAACCGCGTTTTCTCAATATGACTCTCTGGATAAAAAACAGAAGGAAAAGCAGCTAGCTGAGGCTATTGAAAGTGCAAAAAAAGCCGGGTTGGAAAACCCAGATGAAGCACCAGCCGCTCGAAAAATCCGTGAAGAAATAGCTAGTTACGCGGTTGACTTAACTGAACTTGAAAACCAAGTCTATTCTGCGCTATACAACTTCTTTAGCCGCTACTATGACGAAGGAGACTTCATTTCACAGCGCCGCTACAAAGATGGCGTGTATGCCATTCCTTATGAGGGCGAGGAGGTAAAACTACATTGGGCTAATCATGATCAGTTTTACGTAAAAACAACGGAGCATTTTCGAGACTATTCCTTCCAGTTGCCTTCGGGAAAGCGTGCTCATTTTAAGCTGAGCGAGGCCGAGGTTGAAAAGGATAATCGCAAAGAAGCCGAAGATAAAAAGCGCCGTTTTATCCTCAGTGCTGAACCTATTTCCTGGCTAGGCAATGAGCCTGTCTTTCATTTCCACTTTCAGGGGGATGAGCAGAGCCGATCCCAGACTAAATGCAACGAAGCCTCCATAGAAGTGATTTATAAGTTGAGGGAAAAGGAAAAAGACAAAGCTAAAAAAGATGTGTTATTGGAACTGGCGACTCCAGTGCCAACAGAGAAAAACAACAAGCGTACGTTAGTAGAAAAACACCTTGAGGATTACACGAAACGCAACACCCAGGACTACTTTATCCATAAAGACCTGGGGAAATTCCTCCGCCGTGAACTCGATTTCTATATCAAGAACGAGATTATGCAGCTCGATAATGTTGAAAATGAAACAGCCCCTCGAGTTGAGCAATACCTGAGTAAGGTTCGGGTGATTCGATTAATCGCTCACCGGCTGATTGATTTCCTCGCTCAGATCGAGGACTTTCAGAAAAAGCTATGGCTCAAAAAGAAATTTGTCGTTGAAACCAACTATTGCATCACCTTGGATCGCATTCCCGAAGAGTTCTATTCCGAGATAGCAGCAAACGACCAACAAAGAAAAGAATGGGTTCGGCTTTTTTCAATTGATCAGATAAAGAAAGGCGATCTATTTAAGGTTGAGTACAGTGAACCGTTAAAAACTGAGTTTTTGAAAGCGAATAGCTTTTTGGTTGTTGACACATTCTTTTTTGACGTTGGCTTTAAGTATAGGTTGTTGGAAAAACTCGATAATCTCGATGCTCAAATGAATGGCGTGATGGTTCAAAGTGAGAATTTTCAAGCTACAACTCTCCTGAAATCTAGATTCGAAAATCAGATCAAGAGCATCTACATTGACCCTCCATTCAATACCGTAGAGGAAACATTCCTTTATAAGAACGAATACAAGCATTCCTCTTGGGCCGCCATGATGATTGAAAGGTTGTCGATATTGCGTGATCTCCTTCAGGAGGACGGGGTTATTGAAGTTGCCATCGATGATTTTGAATTGCCAGTTTTAATTAATCTATGTGAATTGGTTTTTGGCAAAGAAAACCATTTGGGGAATCTCGTAATTGAAATCAAGCCCTCCGGGCGCACCAACGACGAATTCCTTGCCACCTCACACGAGTACTTACTGATTTTTTCAAAGAATCCTGGACGCGTCGAAATCAACTTTTTCGGGCTTACGGAGGATCAGAAGCAAGCCTATAAGCAAGAGGATGCGGCAGGAGCTTTCAAATGGCGAGATTTCCTGCGAACTGGAGGGTACTCGACTCCTTTTGAGCGTCCGAACTCATACTATCCCATTTTCTATGATGAGAAAACAAATGGTATTTCTTTGGAGAAAAAGAAGGGTTGGGCAGAAATACTACCAATTGATAGCAATGGGAAACAGCGTGTTTGGCGTAAAACCCCACCATCTTTTCAGCAACATCTCGAAAAGGGTGAAATTCAAGTTGTTAGAAATAGGGAAGGCACCTGGAAGGTCCAAATTGTTGATCGGCTTAAGGATGGTATCCGCCCAAAGTCGGTCTGGGTGGGTAGCAAATATGACGCGTCCTCTCACGGGACAAAACTCTTGCAGAACATGTTTGGAGAAGCAAGAGTATTTTCGTTTCCAAAATCATTGTATACAGTAAAGGATTCTTTATTTGTTGTTTCAAGTTCGTCTGATGACATCGTCGTTGATTGTTTTGCGGGTTCTGGGACTACTGGTCATGCTCTGATTGATTTAGAGAGAGAGGATGGAGAAAGCAGAAGATATATCCTTGTTGAAATGGGAAAATACTTTGATGATGTAACAAAACCTAGAATTGAAAAAGCGATCTACTCGCGGGACTGGAAGGATGGAAAACCAATCGCGAGGGAAGGAATAAGCCATGCCTTTAAATACATAAAACTTGAAAGCTACGAAGACTCACTTAACAACCTGCAATTGTTCCGTTCTGCGGATCAGCAACTTGCATTAGATAGCAACGCTGATTTTCGAAATGATTTTATCCTCCGCTACATGCTGGACGTCGAGGCGAAGGGCAGCCTGCTAAATATTGAAAAGTTCAATACTCCTTTTGACTATCAAATGTTGATTGCTGATGGAACTGTGGGTGAAGCCGAAGCTAAGAATGTCGACCTGGTGGAAACTTTCAACTATTTGCTTGGTTTGCACGTAAAAACCATGCGATACCTTGATGGCGTGGTCGTTGTTCGTGGGAACACCGGAGACGACCGAAATGTTTTGGTCATGTGGCGCGATGTATCCAAAATGGACAATGCGGCCTTGACGAAATTTTTTAAACAAGGAATTGCCTCAGACCTATCTGAGGTAACTGACATTTATGTAAACGGTGATCACAACCTAGCTAATGCAAAAACAAAAGACGATTCTTGGAACGTACACTTAATTGAGGAAGCCTTTCATCGTCTGATGTTTGAAGAGACTGGGGAAGGCTAA
- the erm gene encoding 23S ribosomal RNA methyltransferase Erm — MSRKFYRRLEKDSGIRKRILYAQNYLKSASLVKTLVAQSSIGREDTVYEIGPGNGIITAELAKIARKVIAIELDENLVKRLTNQFTGSTNIEIVQGNFIDFQIPDEKYKVFANLPFNITAETVRKLLYARNPPIDAYLILQKEAAGKFSGSPRESEFSVLAKPWFSLQELWSFKKSDFVPAPAVDVVLLHIRRREISLIKNEEAKQYTRFVKFGFGAWKKDLKTAFKSVFTYEQWKRLSRDNRFNIDAKPTDLIFDQWLAIYQFFSVGVSAAKKSNIA; from the coding sequence ATGTCAAGGAAATTTTATAGACGGCTCGAAAAGGACAGCGGAATAAGAAAAAGAATTTTGTATGCACAAAACTACCTTAAGAGTGCATCTTTAGTAAAAACCTTGGTTGCACAGTCATCAATTGGGAGAGAAGATACTGTTTATGAAATCGGGCCTGGAAATGGCATTATCACGGCTGAGTTGGCAAAAATTGCTCGGAAGGTAATAGCCATTGAATTGGACGAGAACTTAGTAAAAAGGTTGACCAATCAATTTACTGGCTCGACCAATATTGAGATCGTCCAAGGAAATTTCATAGATTTTCAAATTCCCGATGAGAAATACAAGGTTTTCGCAAATCTACCATTCAATATAACTGCAGAAACGGTGAGAAAGCTTCTTTATGCTAGGAATCCTCCAATAGATGCATACCTAATACTCCAGAAAGAAGCGGCCGGCAAGTTTTCCGGAAGTCCAAGGGAAAGCGAATTTTCGGTTCTTGCCAAACCGTGGTTTTCTTTGCAAGAATTATGGAGTTTCAAGAAATCTGACTTTGTGCCGGCGCCAGCGGTTGATGTTGTGTTGCTGCACATTCGCAGAAGAGAAATATCCTTGATCAAAAATGAAGAGGCAAAACAATATACAAGGTTTGTAAAGTTTGGTTTCGGAGCTTGGAAAAAGGATTTAAAGACTGCGTTTAAGTCGGTTTTCACTTACGAGCAATGGAAGCGATTATCAAGGGATAATCGATTCAACATAGATGCAAAGCCGACGGACTTAATATTCGATCAATGGCTGGCCATTTATCAGTTCTTCTCTGTGGGCGTATCTGCAGCCAAGAAATCGAATATTGCGTAA
- a CDS encoding AAA family ATPase, with protein sequence MKLAKAHITNFRSIVDSDPIEVEDRVTVLIGKNEQGKTTFLKALESFNTAYSYKASDLPNHLRPQLANQDAKSIPIIVLTFGLDQDDLKSIEGDLEGIEYVRIAKHFGNNYIFSWVNTKGEVIPIQLIKPDVTSHVTELKSKGTALEAKLIAQSERLAEFAGAKDRFQKAIQAFVNSRFEDVNKLEDTYETFSTALKGLPGQDETLQQEINGELTGIKAIVNAIKEKLLVDPAERIRKLIPSFIFHQATIHHIPDEVDIESFIADPNKVSAGMHNLCRAAGLSLQTIATLAKSTDTADVHSYEDFHKSAISGGLNEFWTQETYQVHFDIANSKLSVSISDGTYEPRIPPTARSEGFQWYLSFYSAMLTDVGRTGKVIFLLDNPALELHVDGQRDIKRFLEEKIASDSQVMYVTHSPALINPFNLSQVRVVALKRNNEGTKISAITPKPGEDFDLLEPVRSAIGTSIIASLVFNEYNILVEGAADKPILEAIFSLKHKDLENRVLINGNVAESKDIFIAQFFDRSGLPFVVFLDADDSGRTIRGELKKLGFDKDYVVPLEEVITQKNGADFELEDVISPDFYHRAVQDTYPSQPVDQPSDGNKKRTKLYEESYREKYGFGFSKRRVGDTLKRLLENGEGDEQTIENLTKISEALLGKLKDQANTKESTKESEK encoded by the coding sequence ATGAAGCTAGCAAAAGCTCACATAACGAATTTCCGCTCGATCGTTGATAGCGATCCTATCGAAGTGGAGGATAGGGTTACTGTTCTAATCGGGAAAAACGAGCAGGGCAAAACAACTTTCTTGAAGGCGCTAGAAAGCTTTAACACGGCATACTCATACAAAGCGAGCGACCTACCCAATCATCTTCGGCCGCAATTAGCAAACCAAGATGCAAAGTCGATTCCTATAATCGTTTTGACATTCGGCCTTGACCAAGATGATCTGAAATCGATTGAAGGCGATCTTGAAGGCATAGAGTACGTCAGAATCGCAAAACACTTCGGAAATAATTACATTTTTTCGTGGGTAAACACCAAGGGCGAAGTTATCCCTATCCAGTTAATAAAGCCCGATGTTACATCTCACGTTACCGAGTTAAAAAGTAAGGGTACGGCGCTTGAAGCCAAGTTAATTGCTCAGTCAGAGAGGCTGGCAGAATTTGCCGGTGCCAAAGATCGCTTTCAAAAGGCAATACAAGCCTTTGTAAATTCCCGATTCGAGGATGTCAATAAACTTGAGGACACGTACGAAACCTTCTCGACAGCACTAAAAGGATTGCCCGGGCAGGACGAAACCCTTCAACAGGAAATCAATGGCGAACTAACTGGAATCAAGGCCATAGTGAATGCAATTAAAGAAAAGCTTCTTGTTGATCCTGCCGAAAGGATAAGAAAGCTTATTCCGAGTTTTATTTTTCATCAAGCAACTATTCATCATATTCCGGACGAAGTCGACATTGAGAGCTTCATTGCTGACCCTAATAAGGTATCGGCAGGAATGCACAATCTTTGTAGAGCTGCCGGTTTATCTTTACAAACTATTGCAACACTGGCTAAATCCACCGATACAGCGGACGTGCATTCTTACGAAGACTTCCATAAGAGTGCCATTTCCGGTGGGTTAAATGAATTTTGGACTCAGGAGACCTACCAAGTTCATTTTGACATTGCAAACAGTAAACTCTCCGTTTCAATCAGTGATGGAACTTATGAACCACGGATACCACCTACAGCACGTAGTGAAGGATTTCAATGGTATTTGTCTTTTTACAGTGCGATGCTGACTGATGTAGGCAGAACGGGAAAAGTAATCTTCCTTCTTGATAACCCCGCGCTTGAACTACACGTAGACGGACAACGGGATATCAAGCGGTTTTTGGAGGAGAAAATTGCATCTGACAGCCAAGTAATGTACGTAACCCACTCACCCGCTCTTATAAACCCGTTCAATCTTTCTCAGGTAAGAGTGGTCGCACTGAAGCGGAATAATGAAGGAACAAAAATTTCCGCAATTACTCCAAAGCCGGGTGAAGATTTTGATTTACTTGAGCCTGTGAGGTCGGCAATTGGCACAAGCATAATTGCCAGCTTGGTATTTAATGAGTACAACATCTTGGTTGAAGGCGCGGCCGACAAACCTATCTTGGAGGCTATTTTCTCTCTTAAACACAAAGATCTGGAAAACAGGGTTTTAATAAACGGTAACGTTGCGGAAAGTAAAGATATATTCATAGCGCAATTCTTTGATCGAAGTGGATTGCCCTTTGTTGTATTTTTAGACGCCGATGATTCAGGCAGAACTATAAGGGGAGAACTCAAGAAACTGGGTTTTGATAAGGATTACGTCGTCCCGCTGGAGGAAGTTATTACGCAAAAAAATGGAGCGGATTTTGAATTGGAGGACGTGATCAGCCCTGACTTTTATCATCGTGCGGTACAGGACACTTATCCCTCACAACCAGTAGATCAACCGAGTGATGGCAACAAAAAGAGAACAAAATTATACGAAGAATCATATCGAGAAAAATACGGTTTCGGATTTAGTAAAAGACGGGTTGGGGACACTTTAAAAAGACTTTTAGAAAACGGTGAGGGCGACGAACAGACTATAGAAAACCTAACCAAAATTTCCGAGGCCCTTTTGGGCAAGCTGAAAGATCAAGCCAACACAAAGGAAAGTACTAAGGAATCGGAAAAATAA
- a CDS encoding gamma-glutamylcyclotransferase, translating into MQERIPSAKPIGSATLDGYKFVCNKRSADGSGKGNIFRAEGDTVWGVVFEISKADLSRLDAFENGYDRVTMQVELDGKVVNAETYISDKLTGAPPTAEYMAYITSGAKEHELPAEYIVMLEGMETKG; encoded by the coding sequence ATGCAGGAACGCATCCCAAGTGCCAAGCCAATTGGTAGCGCCACATTGGACGGATACAAATTTGTTTGTAATAAACGAAGTGCCGACGGGAGCGGTAAGGGCAATATTTTTAGGGCAGAAGGTGACACAGTTTGGGGTGTTGTCTTCGAAATTTCCAAAGCCGACCTTAGCCGTCTTGATGCATTTGAAAACGGATATGATCGCGTAACTATGCAAGTCGAACTTGATGGGAAGGTGGTAAATGCAGAGACCTACATTTCTGACAAACTAACCGGAGCGCCACCGACTGCAGAATATATGGCTTACATCACTAGCGGCGCAAAAGAACATGAATTGCCCGCCGAATACATTGTCATGTTGGAAGGCATGGAAACAAAGGGTTAA
- a CDS encoding DEAD/DEAH box helicase family protein: MPRKASNGLPFEQKLILQRWVFDRLGVSDFEQLKNWLSGDELEGFNSEGTSHFYEALAAHLAASQISQDDLLRYDQNIVRHWKRITENRNLREGRTLHLKYFQYLALLLVEIYLDAYFVNPSSLLIEINRSIEGFNLGKQVVDQIEAFRESELNKLAFWMATGSGKTLLMHCNLLQYQHYLTQHRRSREINRVILLTPNEGLSEQHLREFALSKIAATIFSKQTLGSFAGGGYVEIIDINKLAETTGEKTINVAAFEGRNLVMVDEGHTGASSGGEGAWMSRRNALCEDGFSFEYSATFGQAVKTDKGLLQAYAKSVLFDYSYRYFYGDGYGKEYRILNMEDDSDEEQRYRYLSACLLAFYQQQAVYQGNASQIQAYLIEKPLWVFVGSSVNAIRKQNKQQVSDVLDVILFLADFASPEKRERNIELLEGFLKGKAGLLDQNRNDIFENSFQYLASLGNSATEIYNAVLLALFNSEQPARLVMENLKGAAGEIGLRLGDNEYFGIVNVGDANSLCKMAEGFGEQVIVEEQPISTSIFQQLDKADSNINILVGSRKFMEGWNSWRVSTMGLLNVGRGEGTQIIQLFGRGVRLKGKNFSLKRSTATQDAAPPNLPLVETLNVFGVRADYMRQFEEYLRDEGVAPAKQKVEFVMPVVKALGKQKLKIIKVKDGKDFKRDAPTPILDIPDERQKRKPISVNWYPRVQALSSFEGQENVALLNKGKFESKHIAFLDVDKLYFDLQDYKGERGWDNLSIPRERIEKLLVDGSWYQLYIPPDEMEFRGFEQVFRWQEIASALLKKYADAYYKYQKAKWESDLLEYQDLSPDDSNFFDEYRIQVEKSRHDIIKILNEIKDAVVGGKFRSIEYQRFASIMFGQHLYQPLLYLGKGMELEIKPVALNEGEMTFVSDLKNFYEANAALFANKEMYLLRNRSRGSGIGFFEAGNFYPDFILWLVEEGIQQVAFVDPKGIRNIGVEDPKITFFEEIKALEKELADKNVHLHSFIVSSTPLNEVPLQMENMSQAEWEKRNILFQKDDPDGYIGKIFNKISR, encoded by the coding sequence ATGCCGCGCAAAGCGTCCAATGGTCTCCCGTTCGAGCAAAAGCTCATTCTTCAGCGATGGGTTTTTGATAGGTTGGGTGTTAGCGATTTCGAGCAGCTAAAGAATTGGCTCTCCGGCGACGAATTAGAAGGTTTTAATTCAGAAGGAACTAGCCATTTTTACGAGGCGCTGGCGGCTCACCTTGCTGCCAGCCAGATCTCCCAAGATGATTTGCTCAGATACGACCAGAACATCGTTCGCCACTGGAAACGGATCACTGAGAATCGCAATTTGCGGGAAGGGCGTACTCTCCACCTGAAATACTTTCAGTATTTAGCGCTTCTGCTTGTAGAAATTTACCTGGATGCATATTTTGTAAACCCGTCGTCTTTGTTGATCGAAATCAACAGATCGATTGAGGGCTTCAATTTGGGCAAGCAAGTTGTAGACCAGATAGAAGCATTTCGCGAAAGCGAACTAAACAAACTGGCATTTTGGATGGCAACCGGCAGTGGTAAGACGTTGTTAATGCACTGCAATTTGCTGCAATACCAGCATTATCTAACGCAACATCGGCGAAGTAGGGAGATCAATCGGGTGATTCTATTGACTCCAAATGAAGGATTATCCGAACAACATCTACGGGAATTCGCTTTGTCGAAAATCGCCGCCACCATTTTCTCAAAACAAACGCTGGGCAGTTTCGCTGGTGGCGGGTACGTTGAAATTATTGATATTAACAAGCTCGCTGAGACTACTGGAGAGAAAACAATCAATGTGGCCGCTTTTGAAGGCCGCAACCTTGTCATGGTAGACGAAGGTCACACGGGAGCAAGCAGCGGGGGTGAGGGCGCTTGGATGAGCCGCCGTAACGCGCTTTGTGAGGACGGCTTTTCGTTCGAGTATTCAGCGACTTTCGGCCAGGCAGTAAAAACCGACAAAGGGTTGTTACAAGCTTATGCGAAAAGTGTCCTGTTTGATTATTCCTATCGATATTTTTACGGCGACGGCTATGGAAAAGAATACCGAATCCTTAATATGGAGGACGATTCTGACGAAGAACAACGTTACCGATACCTGAGCGCATGCCTCTTGGCTTTTTATCAACAGCAGGCGGTGTATCAAGGCAACGCGTCCCAAATTCAGGCATACCTCATTGAAAAACCGCTCTGGGTCTTTGTGGGAAGCAGCGTCAATGCAATACGAAAGCAAAATAAGCAGCAAGTATCCGATGTCTTGGATGTCATCTTGTTTCTTGCAGATTTCGCTTCGCCTGAAAAGCGGGAACGTAATATTGAATTGTTAGAAGGTTTCCTAAAGGGAAAAGCCGGTCTGCTAGATCAGAACCGTAATGATATTTTTGAGAATAGCTTTCAGTATTTAGCTTCTTTAGGAAATAGCGCCACGGAAATTTACAACGCCGTTCTTTTGGCGTTGTTTAACAGTGAACAACCCGCCAGGCTTGTGATGGAAAACCTTAAAGGCGCCGCTGGAGAGATTGGTCTACGCCTGGGAGATAACGAGTATTTTGGAATAGTAAACGTAGGCGATGCCAATAGCTTGTGCAAGATGGCGGAAGGTTTTGGTGAGCAGGTGATCGTCGAAGAACAACCTATTTCAACATCGATTTTTCAACAGTTGGACAAAGCTGATTCCAATATCAACATCCTCGTCGGTTCTCGCAAGTTTATGGAGGGATGGAATAGTTGGCGGGTTTCAACCATGGGTTTGCTCAACGTAGGTAGGGGAGAAGGCACGCAGATTATTCAGTTATTCGGCCGGGGAGTTCGCCTAAAGGGTAAGAATTTCAGTTTGAAACGAAGTACCGCTACCCAGGATGCTGCACCTCCGAATCTCCCATTGGTGGAGACCCTAAATGTCTTTGGTGTCCGTGCCGACTACATGCGACAATTCGAGGAATACTTGCGCGACGAAGGCGTTGCACCTGCCAAGCAAAAGGTTGAGTTTGTTATGCCCGTCGTGAAGGCACTTGGCAAGCAGAAGCTAAAGATCATAAAAGTTAAAGACGGCAAGGATTTCAAGCGTGACGCACCAACGCCTATTTTAGATATTCCAGACGAGCGACAAAAGCGCAAACCCATCAGTGTTAATTGGTACCCGCGAGTTCAGGCGCTTTCAAGCTTCGAAGGTCAAGAAAACGTTGCCTTATTGAATAAGGGCAAGTTTGAATCGAAACACATTGCATTCCTTGACGTTGATAAGCTCTATTTCGATTTACAGGATTACAAGGGTGAGCGGGGTTGGGATAACCTGAGCATCCCACGCGAAAGAATCGAGAAACTATTAGTAGATGGATCGTGGTACCAACTGTATATCCCACCGGACGAAATGGAATTCCGGGGTTTTGAGCAGGTCTTCCGTTGGCAAGAAATTGCATCGGCACTGCTCAAGAAATACGCGGATGCATACTATAAGTACCAGAAAGCTAAGTGGGAAAGCGATTTGTTGGAGTACCAAGACCTTTCACCGGATGACTCAAATTTCTTCGATGAATACAGAATCCAGGTAGAGAAGTCGCGGCACGACATCATTAAAATATTAAACGAGATAAAAGATGCGGTTGTCGGCGGAAAATTCCGGTCGATTGAATATCAGCGCTTTGCATCGATTATGTTTGGTCAGCATCTCTATCAGCCACTACTTTATTTAGGCAAGGGTATGGAGTTGGAAATAAAGCCTGTGGCATTGAATGAAGGAGAAATGACTTTTGTCTCTGATCTAAAGAATTTCTATGAGGCCAATGCTGCACTGTTCGCAAATAAGGAAATGTATCTCCTTAGAAACCGGAGTCGCGGGAGCGGCATCGGCTTTTTCGAAGCTGGTAATTTCTATCCCGACTTTATCCTATGGCTTGTGGAGGAAGGAATCCAGCAGGTGGCGTTCGTTGATCCCAAAGGGATTAGAAATATCGGGGTCGAGGATCCGAAGATCACCTTTTTCGAGGAGATCAAAGCCCTTGAAAAAGAATTAGCCGATAAAAATGTCCATTTGCACTCCTTCATAGTTTCGAGCACACCCCTAAATGAAGTTCCTTTGCAAATGGAAAACATGAGTCAGGCAGAATGGGAGAAGCGGAACATACTCTTCCAAAAAGATGATCCAGATGGGTACATCGGAAAGATATTCAACAAGATTAGTCGGTGA
- a CDS encoding carbohydrate ABC transporter permease, which yields MKRIRPVRPVLLFQYGILLILGIFFGFPLIWMVYSSFKSNSELVNNIWALPVNPSFDAFRSVLEVPAFKTYFSNSLIITIISVGFLTIAAAMAAFALARLRVPGAKILLYVFLAGLMIPPHVTLIPLYSMLRDLGLLNKLIALFFPYVGFGLPVSIYILHTFISQLPIDLEEAARLDGASFARFFWKILLPTLSPALVAVVIINVINVWNEYLFSLTFVSGNSEAYPLPLGVYSMVISFSSIQYNRAFSAFTLAALPVLVIFYLMQKRIIKSLSETI from the coding sequence CAATATGGAATTTTATTAATTCTTGGCATTTTCTTCGGCTTTCCATTGATTTGGATGGTCTATTCTTCGTTTAAATCAAATAGTGAACTTGTAAACAATATCTGGGCTCTTCCGGTCAACCCGTCGTTTGATGCTTTCAGATCAGTTTTAGAGGTGCCAGCATTTAAGACATACTTCTCGAATTCGCTAATTATTACAATTATTAGCGTTGGTTTTTTGACCATCGCAGCCGCGATGGCGGCATTTGCGTTGGCAAGGCTTAGAGTACCAGGGGCGAAGATATTGCTTTATGTTTTTCTTGCTGGTTTGATGATTCCCCCACACGTCACTCTAATACCTCTTTATTCAATGTTGCGGGATTTGGGGCTTCTCAACAAGTTAATCGCCTTATTTTTCCCTTACGTTGGTTTCGGCCTTCCCGTTTCAATCTATATACTGCACACATTTATTTCGCAATTGCCTATTGATCTTGAGGAAGCAGCCCGATTAGATGGCGCATCATTTGCGCGGTTTTTTTGGAAAATATTGTTGCCCACGCTAAGCCCTGCACTGGTTGCGGTAGTTATCATTAATGTGATCAATGTTTGGAATGAGTATCTATTTTCTCTTACGTTTGTATCGGGCAACAGTGAAGCCTATCCACTCCCCTTGGGCGTGTATTCAATGGTTATCTCTTTCAGCTCGATTCAGTACAACCGGGCTTTCAGCGCCTTTACGCTTGCCGCTCTTCCGGTCTTAGTGATTTTTTACCTAATGCAGAAAAGAATTATAAAAAGTCTCTCGGAAACCATTTGA